In the Flavobacterium acetivorans genome, one interval contains:
- a CDS encoding response regulator, translating to MNVFLVDDHPMTVEGYKNALLGEPFARYHPIFTKAYNSKEAYFELERAVSKRANFDIAIIDKSLPAYEQKSILSGSDLAVLIRDKMPDCKIIMITAHTEVIIVYDIAKKIRPEGLIIKNDITPDKLQQAVMEVLDGNQYQSPMVKNCVNEIWKKELMIEDHNRQILLYLSKGFKIKELEGIICLTTSAIQKRIVRMKKAFDVTDDTGLVKEAIKQGFI from the coding sequence ATGAATGTATTTTTGGTAGATGATCATCCCATGACTGTGGAAGGCTATAAGAATGCTCTACTTGGAGAGCCTTTTGCTAGGTATCACCCCATTTTTACTAAAGCTTATAATTCTAAAGAGGCCTATTTTGAGCTTGAGCGAGCGGTCTCAAAAAGGGCAAACTTTGATATTGCAATCATTGACAAAAGCTTACCTGCATATGAGCAAAAATCTATTTTGTCAGGCAGTGACCTTGCTGTTTTGATCAGAGATAAAATGCCTGATTGTAAAATTATAATGATTACTGCCCATACTGAAGTTATCATTGTTTATGATATTGCCAAGAAAATAAGGCCGGAAGGACTTATCATAAAAAACGATATTACTCCTGATAAATTGCAGCAAGCCGTAATGGAGGTATTGGACGGCAATCAATACCAAAGTCCTATGGTAAAGAACTGTGTCAATGAAATATGGAAGAAGGAATTAATGATTGAAGATCACAATCGTCAAATTCTGTTGTATCTATCCAAAGGATTCAAAATAAAAGAATTGGAGGGAATCATCTGCCTCACAACCAGCGCTATCCAAAAGCGCATTGTTCGTATGAAAAAAGCCTTTGATGTTACTGACGACACCGGTCTGGTAAAAGAAGCCATTAAGCAGGGATTTATTTAA
- a CDS encoding LytR/AlgR family response regulator transcription factor, translated as MRFPFLIIDDSNTVTKEILDFFENFPNYFCAGVVKDTQTAINQIIKIKPLLVFVRIPVKSDEAALFFKTISELFQYMETMPYFIALSSSPDYALDAIQSGFSDYIILPLQLHQLGKSLFKFEKRNPPSITTSICIKSYSDYQFVSLQDVTYLKADNNTTDIQMENGKTVNAYKTLKHFENTLPFFFLRIHKSYIVNINHVSRIHFSKLKCYLNYNEILPFSLTYKDNIDAIIRKINM; from the coding sequence ATGCGTTTTCCCTTTCTTATAATAGACGATAGCAATACAGTTACAAAGGAAATTTTGGACTTCTTCGAAAATTTTCCTAATTATTTTTGTGCCGGCGTTGTCAAAGATACACAAACGGCAATAAATCAAATTATAAAAATAAAACCACTGCTTGTATTTGTACGAATTCCAGTAAAATCTGATGAAGCTGCTCTATTTTTTAAAACCATATCCGAATTATTTCAATATATGGAGACCATGCCTTATTTCATTGCGTTGTCCTCATCCCCAGACTACGCTCTTGATGCAATACAATCAGGCTTCTCTGATTACATAATACTGCCTTTGCAACTGCATCAGCTAGGAAAAAGTCTTTTTAAGTTTGAAAAAAGAAATCCACCCAGCATTACCACAAGTATATGTATCAAATCCTATAGTGATTATCAGTTTGTATCCTTGCAAGATGTTACTTATTTAAAAGCGGACAACAATACCACTGACATTCAGATGGAAAACGGCAAAACCGTTAATGCTTATAAAACTTTAAAGCATTTCGAAAATACACTTCCTTTTTTTTTTTTGAGAATTCATAAAAGCTATATCGTCAATATTAATCATGTTTCACGCATACATTTTAGTAAATTAAAATGTTACCTCAATTATAATGAAATCCTGCCATTTTCTCTGACTTACAAGGACAATATTGATGCTATCATTAGAAAAATTAATATGTAG